A section of the Leptotrichia buccalis C-1013-b genome encodes:
- a CDS encoding Cas8a1 family CRISPR/Cas system-associated protein, with product MSDEKIELKLKDWLFNAGLLGFINILGEEARNNGELEIDDKNRLIRFSPKVLENFEYKYFDFFIKRYGKTLTYGKILEFEKYIDEFEENGEKIRSINELKMINDKITFFKAKIKSASYKKAYDFIEKDGTNKILGLEKELKKIKEPKENIDEISKDDVKNNIKIMKEIIDFFKKKITDKNGNVKNYLAAKNIAYVIINNAWSSVSFLNRANAAKDIYEEHKSYFVEPALEYVNADKSKFKYKCVLSNMLMKDYKNTLGFLNDTGFDVNRKPSHVWNFVNDIAVTPLVTLVYSCVPAGFIYGADKGIFVNANHNIDQLCKINNGIAYNILEDESEEKNINLYKNLLKEIKKEKDNTKYELSDIQIVKFEEGHYKFTLLSRNILKLLSENKEKLDALLDKWYLIDRRYFYLYDTTITELLNNQNLFSLINKLCYYKISKTKLSCKLKNIEDLLKINLDYIRRLKKMDKQEIIEKKENKKTSEELTEKDIFYIRRDAMIFREEYIRKSGNDKKIGSLLYRLQNALRINNVDMFMDALISAHAYAGKNISSLFAKALLNDENFQTLGHGFLLGLLGEDKSKNENKTDKKEGNE from the coding sequence ATGAGTGATGAAAAAATAGAATTGAAATTGAAGGATTGGTTATTTAATGCTGGATTGTTAGGATTTATAAATATTCTTGGAGAAGAAGCAAGAAATAATGGAGAACTGGAAATAGATGATAAAAATCGCTTAATAAGATTTTCTCCAAAAGTTCTGGAAAACTTTGAGTATAAATATTTTGATTTTTTTATAAAAAGATATGGGAAAACACTAACTTATGGTAAAATCCTGGAATTTGAAAAATACATTGATGAATTTGAGGAAAATGGAGAAAAAATTAGAAGTATTAATGAATTAAAAATGATAAATGACAAAATTACATTTTTCAAAGCTAAAATTAAATCTGCAAGTTATAAGAAGGCGTATGATTTTATAGAAAAAGACGGGACTAATAAAATTTTAGGACTGGAAAAGGAATTAAAAAAAATAAAAGAACCTAAAGAAAATATTGATGAAATTTCAAAAGATGATGTAAAAAATAATATCAAAATTATGAAGGAAATTATTGATTTTTTTAAGAAGAAAATAACTGATAAGAACGGAAATGTAAAAAATTATCTTGCTGCTAAAAATATAGCTTATGTAATAATAAATAATGCCTGGAGCAGTGTATCATTTTTAAATAGGGCAAATGCCGCTAAAGATATTTATGAAGAACATAAATCATATTTTGTAGAACCTGCATTAGAATATGTTAATGCTGACAAGTCTAAATTTAAATATAAATGTGTACTTTCGAATATGCTAATGAAGGATTATAAAAATACATTAGGATTTTTAAATGACACAGGTTTTGATGTGAATAGAAAGCCGTCACATGTCTGGAATTTTGTAAATGATATTGCAGTAACTCCTTTAGTTACATTGGTTTATTCCTGCGTTCCGGCAGGATTTATATACGGAGCTGACAAAGGAATATTCGTAAATGCAAATCATAATATAGACCAATTATGTAAAATAAATAATGGAATTGCATATAATATTTTAGAAGATGAGTCGGAAGAAAAGAATATAAATCTGTATAAAAATTTATTGAAGGAAATCAAGAAAGAAAAAGACAATACAAAATATGAATTATCAGATATTCAGATTGTGAAGTTTGAGGAAGGACATTATAAGTTTACTTTATTGTCACGAAATATTTTAAAACTTTTATCTGAAAATAAAGAAAAATTAGATGCCTTATTAGATAAATGGTATTTAATTGATAGAAGGTATTTTTATCTTTATGATACAACAATAACAGAATTGTTAAATAATCAAAATTTATTCTCATTAATAAACAAATTATGTTATTATAAGATTTCAAAAACAAAATTATCTTGTAAACTAAAAAATATAGAAGATTTGCTAAAAATAAATTTGGATTATATCAGGAGGTTGAAGAAAATGGATAAGCAAGAAATAATTGAAAAAAAGGAAAATAAGAAAACATCAGAAGAATTAACAGAAAAAGATATTTTCTATATAAGAAGAGATGCAATGATTTTTAGGGAAGAATATATAAGAAAAAGTGGAAATGATAAAAAGATTGGAAGTCTGTTATACAGACTTCAGAATGCTTTGAGAATTAATAATGTTGATATGTTTATGGATGCACTGATTTCAGCTCATGCTTATGCAGGAAAAAATATTAGCTCACTTTTTGCTAAAGCACTTTTAAATGATGAAAATTTTCAGACATTAGGTCATGGATTTTTATTAGGTTTATTAGGTGAAGATAAAAGTAAGAATGAAAATAAGACAGATAAAAAAGAAGGGAATGAATAA
- the cas6 gene encoding CRISPR-associated endoribonuclease Cas6, with product MRILKKGLKQCDLDIFEDFFGTAKQKNYTWAVYFQNVKFEKNEIRFLGDEKKATINFSAYDNVDSLNIYNAFSSLRFKEIEISEETKVVVTNISILPRKIIKDNVLIVKTMSPIVCRDHNQETKKDAYYIGTDDKFTEIIKRNLYTRLKELKGEYVKKDIEDLIIDSSQTKKIVVKHYDKTKKDKTLNYENKFNGKFLDTSVGILKLEGKSYILDYIYNAGLGSITGSGFGMLEKLK from the coding sequence TTGCGTATTTTAAAAAAAGGATTGAAACAGTGTGATCTTGATATTTTTGAAGATTTCTTTGGAACTGCAAAACAGAAAAATTATACATGGGCGGTTTATTTTCAGAATGTAAAATTTGAAAAAAATGAAATTAGATTTTTAGGCGATGAAAAAAAGGCTACAATTAATTTTTCAGCGTACGATAATGTTGATAGTTTGAACATTTATAATGCTTTTTCAAGTCTTAGGTTTAAAGAGATAGAAATTTCGGAAGAAACAAAGGTTGTGGTTACTAACATTTCGATTTTACCGAGAAAAATTATAAAGGACAATGTATTAATCGTTAAAACTATGTCCCCAATAGTTTGCCGTGATCATAATCAGGAGACTAAAAAAGATGCATACTATATAGGAACAGACGATAAATTTACTGAAATTATAAAAAGAAATCTTTATACAAGACTTAAAGAATTAAAAGGAGAATATGTAAAAAAAGATATTGAAGATTTGATAATAGATTCAAGTCAGACTAAAAAAATCGTTGTAAAGCATTATGATAAGACTAAAAAAGATAAAACTTTAAATTATGAAAATAAATTTAATGGTAAATTTTTGGATACTTCAGTTGGTATATTGAAATTGGAAGGGAAAAGTTATATTTTGGATTATATTTATAATGCAGGGCTTGGGAGCATAACTGGAAGTGGATTTGGAATGCTGGAAAAATTGAAATAA